The genome window TTAGACGACGGGAACGGCGGCCGCTTCCTGCTCGGCATCCTGAATGGGCACGCGCACGACGAACATGTAGACGAGCGCGGCGGCGAACGCGACGGCCGCGCTGATCAGGAACGCGTTCACGAACGAATGCGTCCTGTCGACCACGAGCCCGGTGATGAACGGCGCGAACGAGCCGCCGAAGTAACCGCCGAAGTTCTGGATGCTGCCGAGCGACGCGACCATGTGGCGCGGTGCCGCCACCGAGACGAGCGCCCATGCCGCGCCGCTCGCCATGTTGACGAAGAACATCGCAGCCGAGAGATAGGTGATCGCGAGCGCGAGGTTCGGCGTGAACGCGGCCGGCACGGTGAAGAGCGCCGCGCCGATGAGCCCGGTGCAGATCGGCCACTTGCGGCTGCGGATCGGTGCGACGCCGCGCGACATCAGGCCATCGGCGATGAAGCCCGACGAAAGCATGCCGAGCGTGCCCGCGAGATACGGAATCGACACGATCCAGCCGGTCTTCGCAATCGTCAGATGACGCTCGTGCTCCAGATACGCGGGCAGCCACGTCAGATACAGCCACACCATATAGATGACGCCCATGAAGCCGAAGATCATGCCCCACGTCGTCGCCTTGCTGAAGAGGCCGCGCCATTCGGCGAAGCTCATGTTGCGTTCCGCGCGCTGCGCCGGTTCGCCTTCGGTCAAATGCGCGAGTTCCTGCGGTTCGAGCGCGACGTCCTTGCGGTTGCGATAGACGATGTACCAGCCGACCGCCACGGCAATGCCGAGCACGCCCATGATGACGAACATATTGCGCCAGCCGAAGGACAGCAGCAGCACGGTGAGGATCGGCGGCGCGAGTGCGGGGCCGATCGTCGATGACGTGACGAAGATGCCGGTCGGCTTGCCGCGCTCGCGTTGCGCGAACCATTCGGAGACGACCTTCGCGCCCGCCGGAAATTGCGGCGCCTCGCCGATGCCGAGCGCGATGCGCGCGCCGAGAAACTGATGCAGGTTCGTGACCAGCCCGCCGAACAGCTGCGCGACGGACCACACGAACATGCCGAGCCCGAGCATGATGCGCGCGCCGAAGCGGTCGAGCATCACGCCGATGGGCAACTGCGAGAACGCATACGCGAACGAGAAGGCCGAAAGCAGCAAGCCCATCTGCGATGCGGAAAGCCCGAGTTCCTGCGTGACCGAATGATTGGCGATCGACAGCGTGCTGCGGTCGAGATAGTTCACGATTCCCGCGAG of Caballeronia sp. Lep1P3 contains these proteins:
- a CDS encoding MFS transporter, producing the protein MQSKSPRLKRIQWIALTFLTLAGIVNYLDRSTLSIANHSVTQELGLSASQMGLLLSAFSFAYAFSQLPIGVMLDRFGARIMLGLGMFVWSVAQLFGGLVTNLHQFLGARIALGIGEAPQFPAGAKVVSEWFAQRERGKPTGIFVTSSTIGPALAPPILTVLLLSFGWRNMFVIMGVLGIAVAVGWYIVYRNRKDVALEPQELAHLTEGEPAQRAERNMSFAEWRGLFSKATTWGMIFGFMGVIYMVWLYLTWLPAYLEHERHLTIAKTGWIVSIPYLAGTLGMLSSGFIADGLMSRGVAPIRSRKWPICTGLIGAALFTVPAAFTPNLALAITYLSAAMFFVNMASGAAWALVSVAAPRHMVASLGSIQNFGGYFGGSFAPFITGLVVDRTHSFVNAFLISAAVAFAAALVYMFVVRVPIQDAEQEAAAVPVV